caagagcatggtatgaatgccttagagatttcttaattgctaatactttcaaggttgggaaagtcgatccaactcttttcactaagacatgtgatggtgacttatttgtgtgccaaatttatgtcgatgacataatatttggttctactaaccaaaagtcttgtgaagagtttagcagggtaatgacgcaaaagtttgaaatgtcaatgatgggcgagttgaactacttccttgggttccaagtgaagcaactcaaggacggaactttcatctcccaaacaaagtacacgcaagacttgatcaagcggtttgggatgaaggacgccaagcccgcaaagactccaatgggaaccgacggacacgtcgacctcaacaaaggaggtaagtccgttgatcaaaaagcataccgatctatgataggttccttgctttacttatgcgctagtagaccggatattatgctcggtatatgcatgtgtgctagatttcaatccgatccaagggagtgtcacttagtggtcgtgaagcgaattcttcgatatttagtcgctacgccttgcttcgggatctggtatccaaaggggtctccctttgacttaattggatattcagactccgattatgctggatgtaaggtcgataggaagagtacatcagggacgtgtcaattcctaggaaggtccctggtgtcgtggagctctaagaaacaaactttcgttgccctatccaccgctgaggccgagtatgttgccacaggacagtgttgcgcgcaactactttggatgaggcaaaccctcagggactttggctacaatctgagcaaagtcccactcctctgtgacaatgagagtgctatccgcatggcggacaatcctgttgaacacagccgcacaaagcacatagacatctggtatcactttttgagagaccaccagcaaaaaggagatattgaagtgttttatgttaacaccgagaaccagctagtcgatatctttaccaagcctttagatgagaagaccttttgcaggctgcgtagtgagctaaatgtcttagatttgcggaacttggattgatttatagcatacatgtgtttcatgctttgatcatgttccttctatgcattgtgttgtttatttatggtgctcaagttgtacaagcactcctaggacctcacaagtccatttgtaaGTTatacacatatttagggggagatgtgctacaacttgaccctttgagactaaccatgtgcttgagcttgcttgatttagtcttaaaggtggattgaaaaggaaaggtggacttggaccatgaaagacttccactgcactccgatgagagggtaacgtactccaagttcatctccatactcgtATTGCCTTTtttctcttaattgacaattttggtgaggcaatggggtttaagggccaagattgatcccattttggtgcttgatgccaaagggggagaaaataaggccaaagcaagaaatgggtcagctaccacttgtgaattttgaaaataatagagttagagtttttgttttggcaAAATTCTCTTAGTGTctcttcttgtcaaaagttggtctcttgtggggagaatgtttgattatgggagaaagggggagttttggaatctttgatcaatttctcttggaatacctttctctatgcctcaacaagtaaatttgacttagagataggaaattgagtttgatttgcaaaaaaacaaaccaagtggtggcaaagaatgatccaaatatgccaaatttgaatcaaaacaaatttgtgttctcatttgcattaatgttgcacttcttttagttgctttttgttgtgttggcataaatcaccaaaaagggggagattgaaagggaaatgtgcccttgggccatttctaagtattttggtgattaagtgtccaacacaaatggttatgtgttaaactatgacaaatggtggacaaagtgcaaatcaatacaaaggtatgattctagacttagtacattggtttttgtgtactaacatatttgtctaagtgctagaatcagagaaaatacaattggaaaagacttggctcgagcagccaagactctgctcactctgggtgcaccggactgtccggtggtgcaccggacagtgtccggtgcgccaggctagcgtccggtgaactgcctgctctcgggtctcgacgcggCGTACGGATATAAATCATcgggctatccggtggtgcaccggactgtccggtgagtcgactGCGGCGAAGTCACTGCTCTCGGGAAtcaagtcaacagcgtacggctaaaattcaccagactgtccggtggtgcaccggactgtccggtgagccaatggtcggccgagccaacggtcggctgcgcaatccggACGTGACGcgtggctgggccaacggtctgatgggggcacctgactgtccggtgcgccaacggctccaaatcttcaacggtcggctgcgccagaataggaaagaaatctgcaccggactgtccggtgcaccagtcgacagaaggcaagaattgccttcctggaatgctctcaacggctcctggctgccttagggctataaaagggacccctaggcgcatggaagaagacaccaagcatactttgagcattcttgatcattcacacttcgtctttgcgcactcgtttgacattcttagtgatttgagctctgttctagtgagaactttgtgatattcatttgagctcaagtcttgcccgtgtgtgtgcgtattgctgtggacttgcgtgtgttgctcatcccatccttacttccgtgttcatttgtgatcatcttttgtaagggcgagagactccaagttgtggagattcctcgcgaacgggatatagtaaaaggaagagaaacaccgtggtattcaagtggatctttggatcacttgagaggggttgattgcaaccctcgtccgttgggacaccacaacgtggagcaggcaagtgttgaacttggccgaaccacgggataaaccactgtgcctatctgtgttgatatctttgtggttattgtgttttgcaagaactcctctctagccacttggctttattgctctaacacttaatcaagtttgtggagttaagtttttacaggatcacctattcacccccccccccccctctaggtgctctcaggggcccaggcccacatgacaTGTAACCAGCGTGCCAGTTACCGTGTgcgaagaaactgcaccgccgctTGCGTCAATACCACGTCTTCTCGAGGCTGTCATGGGAGTCTAAAAAGGTAATTTTTCAGAAcaagtgcagcgactcgaggcagccccgcgcatggcccaacagtgccattaagtacgatggtcacgggccagtcagccgtggAATAGGCGCGACAGTTGGCATGGCCAtaggtgggccggcagtaattgcagcaacaggtCCCACCTACAGGTTCGCATCCTCCCTTGAGGCGGGaccaggggccactgtcggtaccctaaatcaggggtacgctCTTCTACAACATGAAGACGCCGCACCCATGCGATGTCTCCTAGCCACACAGGGAacggcgcctgaccccaccgcatgggcagaccaaagggcgccacgtggcaaggaGAGATAACACATCTCAGTAAGTCCGGACTCCCACAGAGGGACTCCGAACCTCTATACATATAAGTCCGGAGCCCCCGGGAGGTCCGAACCCTAGCAGGGTCCCGAAACGAGGAGAACCCTGGTAtgagcaggggtccggtgctgacacgtgtctgggccttgcccttcacatcctgctcaggcggagacccgccgcttgtggcccatgacataagctatcAGGTCGAACCTGACGTAAGgtcgtgcagcccctgcatttattgaagaaaggacgcgccgcctgccaccacgctgacgggcgacgtgccctctcagcatttaatgcgtcccgtcccatccgctagCAGGCGGTGTCAAGGTCATCCAGAAGGCGTTGCGCCTGCTGAGTCTGCTGGCAAACAGTACGACTGTGCCAGGAAGCACACTGTACTCAACATCCCTCCTACAAGAAGCTTCCTCTATACGCCAAGGATACGCGGATCTCAGGCGTCAGGGATGAGAAGATTGTCTCGACACCATGCATTAATAgctccaagtgctatattctttatgttcctgggcccacatgtcagggcccagtccctttgtgcatgcccccttcagttataaaaggggaggcatgcgatgtTACACACAAACGCAATCTTAGACTCGCtagctcatacaagctctcaagcaatacaactcacagtggagtagggtattacgctccggcggcccgaaccactctaaacccttgtgtgttcttgagttcttccccttcactccaacgatcaagcaaaacccctaagcccctcctcatcttaggatttagagcgggtgcactctgccacccggccggtgatttcctctccgacagtcgCTATAGAGAGGTAAATTGACATccatctgttggttgctaaaacatTTGGTCCTATACGTTTAGGGTTGGCCCAGCTAGTCGTTCAACAAGCCACTACTTATCGCCTTTCGATCTCAATCCGATGGCATCGTGTAGCTCCAACCGGCCTCCGGGTTACATGACGCTTCCACAGGGTCTCACCCCACTTCCGCCAACCCCCACCCAACGTCATAGTAAGGTGGAGAGAGCAGAGGGCGCAAAGTTAGACGTCCAACTGGGCTTGCCAAATCCTCTATTGTATCATATCCGGACGTGTGGCAAGCGAGCCAATGACGTGCAAATCTGGCCCCCACACGTCAATGGTCAAACGTTAAAGTAGAAGATTGGCTTCCCCAAATGGGCGGGACAAAAACTAGGGAGTAGAAGATTGGCTTTCCCAAATGGGCGGGACAAAACTAGGGATGACAGTGAGTAAAGTATCCAATAGGCATACAAAGTCATACCTATACTCACTAAAGAAAAAAAATGTCTCATACTTATATCCACTACAcatcatgggtacaaaattaCGCTATACTTATACCCACCATGGGTAGCGGGTATCCATCATGTACTCATACCCACTAATATTACAGTAGACATGATCATTAAAATTGCAAAAGTGTGTATCAAATGGAGAATGTTGAAATCTCATACCTCATCAATATTGTGAAATATGCTAAAATAACATATTATCTTTATGCTAGCAAGACAAATTCATCGAACCCAACATAATTTTATGACAATGTCAACAACATTTAACATTAAATGACAACACCATACAAGACCATATATGAGAGAGTTTCTTAATCCAAAGCACATGTCATATGTTAGTGGGTTTTCTATTGTGTAGCGGGTATGGGGCTCAAGAAAATTTACCATGCCCACCATACCACGATGGTTAAAACAAATGACTCAATAAAATATCCATTTGTATAAAATTTCGTTGTACCCATACCCTAATAGGGTTATTATCCATTGGGTGTCAGTTtttgggtacccattgccatccctagacaAAGCAATCATTTTTGCTAGAGGTGGAGGCTAGGCTGCAATGTGTAAGTTGGGACCGACTTACACGTGGTCAGGTGGGTCTAATCACTCGAGAAAGAAGGGACACATGTGCTCAAGAAAACAGTAAGCAGAGAATTGTAGCGTATTGTTAAGCGTGTCACATGCATGTATATAGTGGAGTTATTTATAGGTAACCGAGTAGGTGGATGATCCCTCCTAAGTACTGTTATGCCTCTGGTTACCTGCTATAGCTCCAGAATATTCTCACTTACGAGGTCATTACAGTGATGTTAAGTACAATCTGATTAAATGTAGTATAGATCCTACCCCGAGGAGGGACTTACAAGACGACGAGGGCGTCTTCGCGAGGCTACAACGAGCCCCCTTTTAAACAGTGTGGTCGAAGATCTCGATTCTGATATCGGTTGAGGTACCCTTTGCTTTTTGTTCTTGTGACAAAACATGTTAAATTGATGTTAAAGAAGTCTGACCAGGGAGGGACAGCCTTTGCTCCAATAGGAGCATTATATATAAGTGATGGCTCGTGTAAGAGAATGCCTTCTAAGGTTGGTGTTGAGGGGCTACAGGGAAGGATGACATAGCCACTGGTCCACTAAAATAGGTCGAAGGCTTATCTGATGTGGAGAACTAAGACGGTTGCACGGATCTACTAATGCCTTGTTCGTTTCCGTCGGATTggacccggaatcgttccagctaatcaaagtttatataaattagagaagcaatccggtcaggaatcgttccgacccaccaatccggcagaaacgaacaaggcctaaaggaGTTGGCTCTGCACTAGAACTCAAAGTTTGAGGTGCCACCTCATCCACCGAAGTATGTCTCTCCTAGTCCTAGGGATTTCAACCGGGCTAAGGAGGATGTAGAAAGGACAGCAAATTTGAACAAAAACCACCAAAGAAGAAAGGGACGGGCTCACTAGAGAAGCATCGTCGGCCATAGTGAGTTGCCTTTACTTGGAACTATCATGAACCTGGCAACGTTGCGACAGTCAAAGAGCTTTAGAAGCTACCAAAGAGTTTTGCCCCATATATAGTTTGTCTGGTTAGAAGAGAATCAAGGGAGATTAAAGTATACATTGTCAATAAGTCATGCCGGGCCAGAACGGCCTAAGCCCGTCATGGGACGGCCCGCACATACACTTCCATTACTTAACGCCACCACAATTAGggctggatatcgagccagctcggctcggctcgttcgagctcgagctggctcgttaagctaacgagctggctcggctcggctcgttaaggtaGCGAGCCACAGAGTCCACTAGTACAGATAAGCTCTATACTGACGGTCCTAAACATATTTACAGTGacgtttttcgtaaccgccagtgctagagGTCAGTAGAAATCaccatttttacaggcgggtaactgaagaccgccagtgaaaatcgattttcactggcggtcgacgtaataaaaccgccagtgaaaatcgattttcactggcggtcgacgtaataaaaccgccagtgcaaatcgtttccagaaaacataaaacagattttaaaaatagtaaaaaaatTTATTTGTATTAGGACCACCCcaagtcgcggcatttttcgcgcaaaattcgcgcgctacgcggttgtGAGGAATCGAACCGTagacctcaccctcgcgcgtaccctccactaccactccgtctatgacatgacttgtgtctagtttgtagttgttttctccacatattacaaccatttgagtgtaaattgcttatttgagaccctaaacgaattcaaataaaaaagttgtcaactacaaagataaataacttttgaagttctacaacttttattttgacacttttttcatccgaggtagtttgcaaaatttgaattttaaatttgccatacttagattcaatttttgagaaccgaaatgagttcaaataaaaaagttgtcaactacaaagtttcataacttttagagatctacaacttttattttagtggttttatcatacgaggtcgtttgaaaaactcgaaaaattaaggataaaaatgatttctagtggcggttccttaagaaaaccgccactagaaatcgtatttctactggcggttccttaagaaaaccgccactacaaatcatggatttctactggcggttttcttaaggaaccgccactagaaatacgatttctagtggcggttttcttaaggaaccgccactagaaatagcacagtcggtggataaccggatccgtctgtaaaaatatatgggtgccgcaggctttgagcctttttgtactagtggtcagctcggctcggctcgtttacgagctcgagctggctcgtttagctcgcgagccagagcgGAAAAAAATAATATACGTATAATAATCAATTTCTAGTTAATTTTAAGCTAATTTAACAAcataaaatagtaattatactcatagtttcacagaccgcatcaatataacaccaaattaacaccactcatcactcatcaattcacTATTCACACACATGTTCAGCAGTTTAACCCACActtatatttgcatagaccaatTTCATACATAGACAtaattcatcaatcattagtttaacttATAGGTTATATACAccacacatacatataacatATTCATCAATTGTTAGGTATATGATATGTATATAGTTTTGTTCTGctaaaatgtgatagctcgtttagctcgcgagctgactcgttaacaaaccgagctggctcgttaagaaaccgagctaggatgtcagctcagctcgtgaaaaaattcaaacgaggcgatccgagccgagccgagctggccacGAACCGAGCGAGCCGACGAGTTGCGAGCATTTTGTCCAGCCCTAACCACAATCGACATTCAAACGACAACAAGCAACTAAGAAAAACGCGTACTTGGTTTTATTGTACGCTAACCAAATGTACCACGTGCCAATGCTGTCGTTGCTTATATGTGACTTGATTTTATTGTACGCGTGCTACATGTATCAGCACATTTCATTATAACGCTAAGGCTATATATATATTAAGTTTGTGATCTAAATTCTGAAAAAAGACGGTCAAATTGGCGAGCGAAGCAAAGACTCGTCACCGGAAGGTTTAGATCATTCCCTACTCAGCTTAGGGTTTCATTTATATAAATACACTTGTAATCCGCAGTAGATACTGATCTCATTTGTAAGTCTCCTGTGATTTGTAACCACCAAGAAATAATGAGATTGTTGCTAGCTGACACTCGTTATTTTTTCCTTCGTCTTGAAGGGATTTTACACGTTAAATCTATGTCTTTTTTGTGTTTGATTTTCCGCCCTTCGCCTTGGAGGGGTTTTTCCCGTTAAATATATGTCTTCTTTATATTTGATCTACTTTGTGTCGTATTTGAAAGGGAAGTGTGCCCTTGGGCtaattctataaatgttttggtgattagatgcccaacacaaattacttTGATTCAAATGCGCTAAAGAAGATGCAAAATGAGAATCAAGATATGtttctagccttagtgaattgttttttatACTAATATATTTACCTAAGTGCTAggaaaaacatcaaaagaaagtgGAGAAGGTTTGACTGAGTTCAGTCAAACCAGTTccagcctgtggtgcaccggacactgtccggtgcccaggctgttcCAGCGACGAACtcctcgctctcgggaattcaccgaggGCGCTGCGgctataattcaacggactgtacggtgtgcatcggactgtccgatgagtcatTGGCGtccgcggccaacggtcggcagcgcgatcaacgggcgacacgtggccgagccaacggtcacttggtcgcaccggactgtccggtgtgcaccgggcagtgtccggtgcgccaaggggaccgaaggctcaacggtcggcttcgccagataaGAAAGGAGACCGGGCACCGGACAGGAACTATTcatgtccggtgttgcaccggactgtacggtgcgccacccgacagaagacaagaattgTCTTCCAAATGgaacttcaacggctcctagttgccttagggctataaaagggacccctaggcgcatggagcagagtACCAAGCATTCACAAACATCCTAAGACACCTACACTCCGCAACCACGCAATCGGATCatcgtgtttgagatttgagcaccgtttgagttgtaaactccctgcgccgtgtttgtgctcacgtcttgacttgtgtgcgtgtgtttgctgcgatTATTGCATGTGtcgctttccctcccttactcttgtactTTGTGTTGTGATCAACCTTGTAAGGGTGAGAAACTCCAACTTGTGGTGACTCCTCACAAACTGGAAAAAAGTATAAGGAAGaaacagtggtattcaagtggatcattggatcacttgaaaggggttgaatgCAACTCTCGtcaattaggacgccacaacgtcgaagtagacaagtgttatatttggccgaaccatgggataaaatcacAGTGTCTTTTGTGTGATTGGTTTCCTCTCTCGAGTTCTCACTTGTGTTATTGTTCCAAGTTCAATACTCACTCTTAAGGaagaatcaagtgaagagttcttgcTTTAACAACTTTGTTTCAATCTTTCTAAACACTCATAACCAAGTTGggatatttagtgttgaattcttataggatcacttattcacccctATAGGTGCTCTCAGTATTGATTCATAACAATATAGTTGACAATTAAAAACTATGTGCTAGTAACATGAAGCGACGCACAAGGTATAAATAAAAATCTTCGCTTTCTACTGTCTATATAGTCGACAGCCAACATGAACAAACAAGAACTCTCAAAACTTCGATTCTTATTTGATTTTCCTTAGAATACTCCATCGCCACTAGCTACAACTACAAGCACGCACAAATCTCTCCCTCAGCTGCCAAATAACACAGGACCTCAGACTTCATGCATACCTACCATCATTCTGCAGTTACAAGCAACACCTGCATCTGTTTTTTCTAGCATCCCAGTTCCCTCCGCCTCCCTCTCTACGTACAGCGCACCTAGATGGATACCAACATGTAATACAGTACATACTGACAGAGAACGATGGTTCTCGCTCACTGGCGGGCCTCACCGGAGGCTGTTGACGAAGGCgaggagcgagtcgacgtccctctTCTCCGACGGGTACTTGATGGGCCGGGCGGTGCGGCTGGGGAACAGGAGCACGGTGGGGAAGCTCTGCAGCTGCAGCTCGGCCTGCGCGAACGGCTTCTGCTCGCCGTCGGCGCGGAACCGGGCCACCTTCACGCCGCCGGACCCCGCCAGCCTCTCGGCCAGCTCCACGTAGGAGGCCTCCATGGCCTGGCAGAACGGGCACCAGGGCGCGTACAGCACCACGAGCCACGGCTCGGCGCGGCTCTCCAGGCGCAGCAGGTTCTCGACCCCGGCGCGGGTGAGGGACACGACGGCGGGGCTCTCGAAGATGTCCGGGGCGCCCGCCGAGCCGTTGCCGTTGGCAGTCCtgggggccgccgccgccgccgccgcctggccGTCCTTGTCGATGTTGCCCTTGTGGAGGCCGCACTCCTTGGCCTTGGCGTCCTCCCACCACCACCGGCCTTCCCGCTCGTGCTGCCCCGGCAGGACAGGCCTGGTGCACGGCTCGCACCCGATGGACACGTAGCCCTGGTCGAGAGAAGACGGACACGGCCACAGATGATATAAGAGGCTGCCGTCAATCGCTAGCACATCTAAGAACGAATCGAAGAAGTGTTGCAGCTTCAAAATTACCTGAGCATGCAGGGCGTTGACAGGGACGTCCATGGTCCGCAGGAAAGTCCAGATGTCCTTGCCGTCGACGTTGGCCACGGGGTTCCACTTGACCAAGCTACCAGCCCCGCCGTCCAGGCCTTCGAAGGAAGGGTCAACCTGGACCAGAGGGATGCTGGCCCTGGTGCCGGGGGACTGGTCCTTCCTCTGGCCGGTGATCCACGCCCTGAGCCCCCTGAGCGCCCTGCGCAGGGGCCGCACCTTGCGCACGCGGCAGCACTCCTGGTGGCCGTCCTCGTAGAAGGAGAAGAGGCCCTTGGTCCGCACCAGCTCCTGCACCTCGCTGGCGTCCGGGAACATGTACTCGATGCGGATGCCGTAGTGCTTCTCCACCCTGTCGAAGAGCTGGTACGTCTCCGGGTTGAGCCGCCCCGTGTCCAGGCTGAACACCCGGAAGGGACGCCCCGTCAGCTTCGCGTACTCGATCAGCGCCACGTCCTCCGCGCCGCTGCACGCACGAGACGAGAGGGGGTTGACGACGTCAGTTAAGCTAGAAGT
This portion of the Zea mays cultivar B73 chromosome 2, Zm-B73-REFERENCE-NAM-5.0, whole genome shotgun sequence genome encodes:
- the LOC103647705 gene encoding Probable 5'-adenylylsulfate reductase 1, chloroplastic, producing the protein MASATTSISSHPAALRDVKAARIGGALRQVGVAARGQRARAVPPLRAAEPARRPVAASAAAAPPAAPVADEAAVDYEALARELEGASPLEIMDRALAMFGSEIAIAFSGAEDVALIEYAKLTGRPFRVFSLDTGRLNPETYQLFDRVEKHYGIRIEYMFPDASEVQELVRTKGLFSFYEDGHQECCRVRKVRPLRRALRGLRAWITGQRKDQSPGTRASIPLVQVDPSFEGLDGGAGSLVKWNPVANVDGKDIWTFLRTMDVPVNALHAQGYVSIGCEPCTRPVLPGQHEREGRWWWEDAKAKECGLHKGNIDKDGQAAAAAAAPRTANGNGSAGAPDIFESPAVVSLTRAGVENLLRLESRAEPWLVVLYAPWCPFCQAMEASYVELAERLAGSGGVKVARFRADGEQKPFAQAELQLQSFPTVLLFPSRTARPIKYPSEKRDVDSLLAFVNSLR